A window from Polaromonas naphthalenivorans CJ2 encodes these proteins:
- a CDS encoding GntR family transcriptional regulator: MGGDKSFADAPVPRANARSLIESACQRLRADIVEGQLAAGARLGIEDLKSRYGVSGGTVREALSLLVAEGLVQTQAQRGFHVTPMSLGDMRDLATTRIALECEALRQSILNGDAEWETRVVSSFHRLSLIEERTMRDPVHLFNEWERDNRDFHEALISACPSCWTRRFLSILYLQMERYRRLTSVHNPPARNVHEEHQALRDSALARDAERCTALLRAHIESSISVVQQFGLLR; this comes from the coding sequence ATGGGAGGCGACAAGTCATTTGCGGATGCGCCGGTGCCCCGCGCGAATGCGCGAAGTCTGATTGAGTCGGCGTGTCAGCGGTTGCGGGCGGACATCGTGGAGGGGCAGCTCGCTGCGGGTGCCAGACTCGGCATCGAAGATCTCAAGTCGCGTTATGGGGTCAGCGGCGGGACCGTGCGGGAGGCACTTTCCCTGCTGGTGGCCGAAGGCCTGGTGCAGACGCAGGCCCAGCGCGGGTTCCACGTAACCCCGATGTCCTTGGGTGACATGCGGGATCTGGCCACCACGCGGATCGCGCTCGAGTGCGAAGCGCTGCGCCAAAGCATTCTGAATGGCGACGCCGAATGGGAGACGCGGGTCGTCAGTTCGTTTCACCGACTGTCGTTGATTGAAGAGCGCACGATGCGCGACCCGGTTCACCTGTTCAATGAGTGGGAGCGAGACAACCGCGACTTTCACGAAGCCCTGATCTCAGCCTGTCCGTCCTGCTGGACCCGGCGGTTCCTGTCCATCCTGTATTTGCAAATGGAACGCTACCGCCGATTGACATCTGTGCATAACCCACCTGCCAGGAATGTCCATGAGGAGCACCAGGCACTTCGTGACAGCGCACTCGCGCGTGATGCCGAGCGCTGCACCGCGTTGTTGCGGGCGCACATTGAGTCATCGATATCGGTGGTTCAGCAATTCGGGTTGTTGCGGTGA
- a CDS encoding ParB/RepB/Spo0J family partition protein: protein MNTVTHQEVQALEAAAPSQNMLLVPLSQLRPSKRNVRKTLGASITELATSVERVGLLQNLTVTLASDGEHYEVVAGGRRLAALKLLAKKRRIAKDYAVPCLLVADASARTASLTENVQREAMHPADQFEAFADLIAEGRPIEDIAADFGVTPLVVQRRLKLANVSPRLMADYRADTVNLDQLMALAITDDHAAQEAAFYDAPNWQRNPTALRERLTEREIDAHRHPLVRFVGLEAYEAAGGGIRRDLFADADQGIYLTDAALIDRLAQDKLAGIADEVRREGWAWVEAVPAATYADLQAFQRAPKERRKPNAREAKRIAKLQAKVLEVGEALDAALEAEDEEKAEALQEEGERLGEQLEALEAELLAYGSTVRAAAGAIVTLDRQGEPVIHRGLLRDAEAKALRTLARVQGGIDSEDTEDEDSPEPKKAGISEKLARRLSAHRTAALQIELARNPQASLAALVHGMVQRVLQDAHAVELPIGISIRPQDRLEGYAPDWPQSPAAVALRELQQACGEKLPEDDAELFAVLLALSQDELVRLLAVCVASTVDVVSSREHDASGKVLAQAVGLDMAAWWKPTAEGYFSHVSKAVILEAVQQFAPGNVSRLAKLKKADIASEAERLAEGTGWMPAMFKSEDSTSAAQDDAQQESSQNATNDTPEEAAQEAVIEMEAVAEALAA, encoded by the coding sequence ATGAACACCGTTACCCATCAAGAAGTCCAAGCCCTTGAAGCCGCTGCGCCCTCGCAAAACATGCTGCTGGTGCCGCTATCGCAGCTTCGCCCATCCAAGCGCAATGTGCGCAAGACCTTGGGCGCTTCCATCACCGAACTGGCCACCAGCGTTGAGCGCGTAGGCCTGCTGCAAAACCTGACCGTGACTCTTGCCAGCGATGGCGAGCATTACGAAGTGGTGGCCGGTGGCCGTCGCCTTGCGGCATTGAAATTGCTGGCTAAGAAACGGCGCATTGCCAAGGATTACGCGGTGCCTTGCCTGCTGGTGGCCGATGCCTCGGCCCGCACTGCCAGCCTGACCGAGAACGTGCAGCGCGAAGCCATGCACCCCGCCGACCAGTTCGAGGCGTTCGCCGACTTGATCGCGGAAGGCCGACCCATCGAAGACATCGCCGCAGACTTTGGCGTGACCCCGCTGGTGGTGCAGCGCCGCTTGAAGCTGGCGAATGTCTCGCCGCGCTTGATGGCCGACTACCGGGCCGATACCGTGAACCTTGACCAGTTGATGGCATTGGCGATCACCGACGACCACGCCGCACAGGAAGCCGCGTTCTACGATGCGCCGAACTGGCAGCGCAACCCGACCGCCTTGCGCGAACGACTGACCGAGCGGGAAATCGACGCCCATCGCCATCCGCTGGTGCGCTTTGTCGGGCTGGAAGCCTACGAGGCCGCAGGTGGTGGCATCCGGCGCGACCTGTTCGCGGATGCTGACCAAGGTATCTATTTGACCGATGCGGCATTGATCGACCGGCTGGCGCAAGACAAGCTGGCAGGCATTGCCGACGAGGTGCGCCGCGAGGGTTGGGCGTGGGTGGAGGCGGTGCCCGCCGCCACCTATGCCGACCTGCAAGCCTTCCAGCGTGCGCCGAAGGAACGGCGCAAGCCCAATGCCCGCGAGGCCAAGCGCATCGCCAAGCTGCAAGCGAAGGTACTGGAAGTCGGGGAAGCCTTGGATGCCGCCCTTGAGGCCGAGGATGAAGAGAAGGCCGAGGCCTTGCAGGAAGAAGGCGAACGCCTGGGTGAGCAACTGGAGGCGCTAGAAGCCGAATTGCTGGCCTATGGCTCGACTGTTCGCGCTGCTGCTGGTGCCATCGTCACCCTTGATCGGCAGGGCGAGCCTGTCATTCATCGCGGTCTGCTGCGCGATGCCGAGGCCAAGGCGTTGCGCACGCTGGCGAGGGTGCAAGGCGGTATCGACTCGGAAGACACCGAGGACGAGGACAGCCCCGAGCCGAAGAAGGCCGGAATCTCCGAGAAACTGGCACGCCGTTTGAGCGCCCACCGCACTGCGGCACTGCAAATCGAACTGGCGCGCAATCCGCAGGCATCGCTGGCCGCGCTGGTGCATGGCATGGTGCAGCGGGTCTTGCAGGACGCCCATGCGGTAGAGCTGCCCATCGGCATCAGCATCCGTCCACAGGACAGACTGGAAGGCTACGCCCCGGACTGGCCGCAATCGCCTGCCGCTGTCGCCTTGCGGGAACTACAGCAGGCATGCGGTGAGAAGCTGCCGGAGGACGATGCCGAACTGTTCGCGGTGCTGCTGGCACTGTCGCAGGATGAACTGGTGCGGCTGCTGGCGGTGTGCGTGGCATCGACCGTGGATGTAGTTTCTTCGCGGGAACACGATGCGTCGGGTAAGGTGTTGGCTCAGGCGGTCGGGTTGGACATGGCGGCATGGTGGAAGCCGACTGCCGAGGGGTATTTCTCCCACGTCTCCAAGGCGGTGATTCTGGAAGCTGTGCAGCAGTTTGCACCCGGAAATGTCAGCCGACTGGCGAAGCTCAAGAAGGCCGACATTGCCAGCGAGGCCGAGCGGCTGGCCGAGGGAACGGGCTGGATGCCTGCCATGTTCAAGAGCGAGGACAGCACTAGCGCGGCGCAGGACGACGCGCAGCAGGAAAGTTCGCAGAACGCG
- a CDS encoding abortive infection family protein has translation MNNKIPNSVIGAVAPVIAAAYYSHSKLNSLLRESGAPGDPPEGNLEAKCSIWLKRCNDDSSIDALQVLGQLIQRFMDQEVSDLWPHVGADQERIRASLATNQLSYQTNGFITLAGSSPAAKTLADYFKARDFASIEAEFGRAISQIDRDPHAAITASSAIIEALCKTYIEINRLEMPAKQTIGPLWKVVQQHLGLNVDHTLQDDQKRILQGLASIVDGVGAYRTHIGSAPIAKMSIVDYNIDI, from the coding sequence TTGAACAACAAGATTCCAAATTCGGTCATCGGCGCAGTTGCCCCGGTCATTGCTGCGGCCTACTACAGTCACTCCAAACTGAATTCCCTTCTGAGGGAGAGCGGTGCGCCAGGAGATCCACCGGAAGGGAACCTCGAAGCCAAGTGCAGTATCTGGCTCAAGCGCTGCAACGACGATTCAAGCATCGATGCGCTGCAGGTTCTCGGTCAGCTCATTCAGCGATTCATGGATCAAGAGGTATCCGACCTATGGCCCCACGTCGGCGCGGATCAAGAACGCATCAGAGCGAGTTTGGCCACGAACCAGTTGTCGTATCAGACCAATGGCTTCATTACGTTGGCGGGATCGAGTCCGGCCGCCAAGACACTCGCTGACTATTTCAAGGCCCGGGACTTTGCGTCCATTGAAGCAGAGTTTGGTCGCGCAATTTCACAGATTGACCGCGACCCTCATGCGGCGATCACGGCATCCAGCGCCATCATCGAAGCGCTGTGCAAGACCTATATCGAAATAAATCGGCTGGAAATGCCGGCGAAGCAGACAATTGGCCCACTCTGGAAAGTCGTGCAGCAGCATCTTGGCCTCAACGTTGACCATACCTTGCAGGACGATCAGAAAAGGATTTTGCAAGGCCTGGCATCAATCGTTGATGGTGTTGGCGCTTATCGCACGCACATCGGGTCAGCGCCTATAGCAAAAATGTCGATAGTAGATTACAATATCGACATCTAA
- the radC gene encoding RadC family protein: MSQLSLSLDSSLLVRDVAGDYRPANADEVLQAAQRLLGAQLRGREVLTSPQAVRDFLRVKLGGLEHEVFAVLMLDAQNRLIEYVELFRGTVSQASVYPREVVKESLALNAAAVIFCHNHPSGVAEPSRADEVLTQTLKTALSLVDVRVLDHLIVAGNEIMSFAERGLL; encoded by the coding sequence ATGTCGCAACTTTCTCTTTCCCTCGATTCTTCCCTTCTCGTTCGCGATGTCGCGGGCGACTACCGTCCGGCCAATGCCGACGAGGTGCTGCAGGCCGCGCAGCGGCTACTGGGTGCGCAACTGCGCGGGCGTGAGGTTCTGACTTCGCCGCAGGCGGTGCGCGACTTCCTGCGCGTCAAACTGGGTGGTTTGGAGCACGAGGTGTTCGCTGTACTGATGCTCGATGCGCAGAACCGCCTGATCGAATACGTCGAGCTGTTCCGGGGCACGGTGAGTCAGGCATCGGTGTATCCGCGCGAGGTGGTCAAGGAATCGCTTGCGCTCAATGCGGCGGCAGTGATTTTTTGCCATAACCATCCATCGGGTGTCGCCGAGCCGTCGCGGGCGGACGAGGTATTGACGCAGACGCTGAAAACCGCGTTATCGCTGGTGGACGTGCGGGTGTTGGATCACTTAATCGTGGCGGGCAATGAAATCATGAGTTTTGCGGAACGTGGGCTGCTGTAG
- a CDS encoding DUF932 domain-containing protein: MQLSSRFASRSPVLRADHPLSDDQIRTVAPSIFAEDKHASRSDRYRYIATGAVLSELRKEGFQPFMVCQTRVRDEGKREHTKHMVRLRHADQINGAEANEIILLNSHDGTSSYQMMAGLLRFVCKNGLVCGDVVADVRIPHKGDVIGHVIEGAYDVLDGFDLVRERRDEMRAITLDRGEAEVFAHAALSLKYDDPTAPAPITESQLLMPRRRDDDRPDLWSAYNRVQENLTQGGLHGRTATGRKHSTRPIQGIDQNVKINRALWMLAEGMKRLKA, from the coding sequence ATGCAACTCAGTTCCCGTTTCGCTTCCCGCTCCCCGGTACTACGCGCCGATCACCCGCTATCGGATGACCAAATCCGCACCGTGGCTCCGTCCATCTTTGCAGAAGACAAGCACGCAAGCCGCTCCGACCGTTATCGTTACATCGCAACCGGCGCGGTGTTGTCCGAACTGCGCAAGGAAGGATTCCAACCCTTCATGGTGTGCCAGACCCGTGTACGTGATGAAGGCAAGCGCGAGCACACAAAACATATGGTCAGGCTCAGGCATGCCGACCAGATCAATGGCGCGGAGGCCAACGAAATCATTCTGCTGAACTCACACGATGGCACCAGCAGTTATCAAATGATGGCGGGCTTGCTGAGATTTGTCTGTAAGAACGGCCTGGTCTGCGGTGACGTGGTGGCCGATGTCCGCATCCCCCACAAGGGTGACGTGATCGGCCATGTGATCGAGGGTGCATATGACGTACTGGACGGCTTCGACCTTGTGCGCGAACGCCGCGACGAGATGCGCGCCATTACGCTGGACCGGGGCGAAGCCGAGGTATTCGCCCATGCGGCGCTGTCCCTCAAGTACGACGACCCGACGGCACCCGCGCCCATCACCGAATCGCAGCTATTGATGCCGCGCCGCCGCGATGACGACCGGCCCGACTTGTGGAGCGCCTATAACCGCGTGCAGGAGAATTTGACGCAAGGCGGATTACATGGACGCACCGCCACCGGGCGCAAGCACAGCACCCGGCCCATTCAAGGCATTGACCAGAACGTCAAGATCAACCGGGCATTGTGGATGCTGGCCGAAGGCATGAAGCGGCTCAAGGCTTGA